The proteins below are encoded in one region of Silene latifolia isolate original U9 population chromosome 2, ASM4854445v1, whole genome shotgun sequence:
- the LOC141633799 gene encoding uncharacterized protein LOC141633799 produces MGNSDAVGGLRNLLRRKAPSIVFLCETKLSSSKMKKVWRKFDGYEGMAVDSVGRSGGLAFLWRNDVKCTFRSATVHYMDFDVEVGVRKLRVTGFYGWPSVQDRHLSWRLLSIFAEENDDPWLCFGDYNEILYSTEMMGGRTRAQWQMNNFRDAVDECGLRDIPFEGYKFTFDNGQVGDDNRQSRIDRAMCTEAWSELFPYAKLIHLNREWSDHASIQVILDKRVEEEDKGRSKRFRFEHIWVGEEGCEDTIKKAWNGDDADLMGTIERAVNERKKLVEDIAKLLRQEEMFWRQRSRALWLKDGDKNTKFFHRRASQRKQKNHISKLVDDEGRIHESTETIAATTTNYFKDLFTSTNPIISEELLYGVEGRVTDMMNAGLQANYGADEVIEALNQMNPLKAPGPDGMNGLFFQTYWHIVGHSVIRQVLGILNGAPFPAAFNHIQIVLIPKKKAPDKMVDFRPISLCNVVYKIFSKVLANRLKVFLGDIVSENQSAFTPDRLHG; encoded by the exons ATGGGCAACTCCGATGCAGTAGGCGGCTTACGAAATTTGCTCAGAAGGAAGGCACCTAGTATAGTTTTTTTGTGTGAAACTAAACTTAGTAGTAGCAAGATGAAGAAGGTTTGGCGGAAGTTTGATGGTTACGAAGGTATGGCTGTAGATAGTGTAGGACGATCAGGAGGCTTGGCTTTCTTATGGCGAAATGATGTTAAATGCACGTTCAGGTCAGCAACTGTCCATTATATGGACTTTGATGTGGAGGTTGGGGTTCGAAAATTAAGAGTTACGGGGTTCTATGGCTGGCCATCGGTACAAGATAGACATCTCTCGTGGCGCCTGCTAAGCATTTTTGCCGAGGAAAATGATGACCCGTGGTTATGCTTTGGGGATTATAACGAGATTCTCTACTCGACTGAGATGATGGGGGGGAGGACAAGAGCTCAGTGGCAAATGAACAATTTTCGTGATGCGGTGGATGAGTGTGGTTTGAGGGATATCCCTTTTGAGGGGTATAAGTTTACGTTTGACAATGGACAAGTGGGCGATGATAATAGGCAGTCTAGGATTGATCGAGCTATGTGTACTGAGGCTTGGTCTGAGCTATTCCCCTATGCCAAACTGATACACTTAAATAGGGAGTGGTCAGACCATGCCTCGATACAGGTGATTCTCGATAAGAGGGTGGAGGAGGAGGACAAAGGGCGTAGCAAACGGTTCCGGTTTGAGCATATCTGGGTTGGGGAGGAGGGATGTGAAGACACCATAAAGAAAGCATGGAATGGTGATGATGCTGACCTTATGGGCACGATTGAGAG AGCAGTTAATGAGAGGAAAAAGCTGGTTGAGGATATAGCCAAATTGCTTAGACAAGAGGAGATGTTTTGGCGACAAAGGTCCAGAGCCTTATGGTTGAAAGACGGAGATAAAAATACTAAATTTTTTCATCGACGGGCGAGCCAGAGGAAACAGAAAAACCATATCTCAAAGCTAGTTGATGATGAAGGGCGAATACACGAGAGCACGGAGACCATTGCAGCCACGACTACTAATTATTTCAAGGATTTGTTTACGTCAACAAATCCTATTATAAGTGAGGAGCTGCTTTATGGAGTGGAAGGGCGAGTTACGGACATGATGAATGCGGGCCTTCAAGCGAATTATGGTGCGGACGAGGTGATCGAAGCCTTAAATCAAATGAATCCGCTAAAGGCACCTGGACCGGACGGTATGAATGGTCTCTTTTTTCAAACTTACTGGCATATTGTTGGTCATTCTGTTATACGACAAGTCCTTGGTATTCTTAATGGGGCTCCGTTTCCAGCTGCTTTTAACCATATCCAAATTGTGTTGATCCCGAAAAAGAAAGCACCGGACAAGATGGTTGATTTCAGGCCTATTAGCTTATGTAATGTGGTCTATAAAATTTTTTCTAAAGTTTTAGCTAACCGGCTGAAGGTTTTCTTGGGTGACATAGTTTCGGAAAATCAAAGCGCATTTACACCCGACAGGCTTCACGGATAA